The nucleotide window GATGAGTCTTATCTTACTACGCATCTGGAACCGACGTCGTCAGGGCAAAGCCCTTTGCATAACTATCTACTATATACCCCTTACTGGAATGAAATGGATCGAACCAGTGGTAATAACCGCCAACAGAAGGAAAAAGAAGCCCATATTCCCGAACCACTCTCACCAGTTTGTACGGTTATTCGTAAAAATCAAATGGGCTCGATCAAGAGAATTGCGAAGGCTCAATTAAAAATGATTCAGCAAATGGCACGCCATGGTCATCTAATGAGTGTAACTTATCGACCGGGCGATAATAAAAATTTTAGAGACCTCATTTTTACATTCCGCGCCGACTGCGCTCATAAGGACGAAATCGTTGCTGAACTGATGGCGTTGATGGACGGGAAGTAACTTTCCCCTTGCAGTGATTTCCGTTGTCGCGCCACAATAGGCGGCTCACAACAGAAGGAGGCCCCCTATGAAATGCGTGACACTGGTGCGCTTCAGTCCGAAAGAAAAACGCCCGTCCGGGGAATATAAGAAATTCCTCGAGGGCCTCATGCATGTTTACGCAGGGGCGGAGGGGCTGCGGCATAAATATTTCACCGTCACCGATAACGGCGAGGCGGTGGGGATCTATGAATGGACCTCCCGCGATCTCGCCGAGGCCTTCTTCACCGACGACTGGCACCGGATGATGCAGGGCATGGCTTCAGCGCATTCCCTCGAGTATCTCACCGTCCGGGCGGAGCTGGACAATGATGCGGGGGAATTTCAGTTTTACGGATAGGGGCGCCCCGGACCGCGCTCAGCTTTCCGAATGCACCCGGTCCCAGACACCGAACTCATGATCGATGCTCCAGTTGATGAGAAAACGGTAGATATCCTCGATATAACTCTCATTTCCGTCAAGGTCCGCGGCGACGGCTCTGGCTTTCATGACCACATCCTCGATCCGGGCGTCGTCATGGACCTGCCCGCGGTCCTGTTTGATGTGCCCCGCCTGTTTGATATAGTCGAGCCGTTCCAGCAGCAGCGGCACAAGCCGCCGGTCGATGCGGTCGACCTCTGTACGGACTTCAGTCATATTCTGACAGGCTACGGATTTGTTTCGGGAGGGCATGGGGGCTACTCTTGTCGGATGATGATGTTGTAAATTCCGATCGAGTTCTACAGGCTGCAGGCCTGAACTGCAACAGGCGACGTTCGGGTTTTACGGGTAGCGTTCAGACCCTGACGTTGACCATGGTCGCCTGCATCAGCGCCACCAGTTTGCGGGTCTCGCCTGATATCGCCACCACTTCCCCCCGGCAGACGGTGAGGTTGCGCCCGGCGTTTTCCACCGTGCCGGTGGCAATGAATTTTTCGCCAATCGCGGGCCGCAACATGTTGATCTTGAATTCGGCCGAAACAATGTCGCAGCCCTCCGGCGCCTTGGTCAGGGCGGCGTAACCGCAGGCGCTGTCGGCGATGCTGGTGACCGCCCCGGCATGAAGG belongs to Emcibacter sp. and includes:
- a CDS encoding chorismate mutase; amino-acid sequence: MTEVRTEVDRIDRRLVPLLLERLDYIKQAGHIKQDRGQVHDDARIEDVVMKARAVAADLDGNESYIEDIYRFLINWSIDHEFGVWDRVHSES
- a CDS encoding PaaI family thioesterase; protein product: MTDLKKRIEDSFILQGLMETFGARLLSVKDGEVQIELPYAKSLTQQQGFLHAGAVTSIADSACGYAALTKAPEGCDIVSAEFKINMLRPAIGEKFIATGTVENAGRNLTVCRGEVVAISGETRKLVALMQATMVNVRV